In Pithys albifrons albifrons isolate INPA30051 chromosome 6, PitAlb_v1, whole genome shotgun sequence, a single genomic region encodes these proteins:
- the MPEG1 gene encoding macrophage-expressed gene 1 protein, giving the protein MGWLLWGILLTLVPVAWVRGTEQSQELSPSLRFLECKKTLNLSRLEVLPGGGWDNLRNLDMGRVINLGYSLCKTTEDGSYIIPDEVFTIPLKQSNLDTHSEIIETWKDYRSLTSASINLELSLFSSINGKFSHDFSRTKTHHVKDHAVTTRVQVRNLVYTAKIDPEAALDHSFKKQLLTIASHLENNQTRMADFLAEVLVLNYGTHTITSVDAGASLVQEDQIKATFLKDSWGTRSAVTASAGVAFHNIISAQSEETLDISSGFTKQYLENRTHSRVESIGGTPFYPGITLKTWQEKIQNQLVALDRSGLPLYYFIKPSRLPELPPPTVRRLARRVEMAIRRYYTFNTYPGCTDVSSSNFNFHANTDDGSCKGAMANFTFGGVFQECVGLSGPDTSTLCRGLEQRNPLTGAFSCPTTYTPVLLGVQEQEEGHSHLECHNKCILGIFCHRKCQDIFWLSRVQFSAYWCAANGTVASNSGYLFGGLFSTHSTNPNTGAQSCPSGYFPLQLFGELRVCVSQDYEAGARYAVPFGGFFSCQAGNPLAGGHQGTPEDPHTKGCPSGFSQHLALISDSCQVEFCVQAGLFTGGSLPPARLPPFTRPPANLPAINTILVRDGDSTWVRDGQSHVWRLAQPEEIQHAVEMVGGQGLTGGEVAGVTAAVLAGLATILGMAWYGRRRYRARGYHTLGTGDSAAPASPRDSTVLNVGEGYQQEPEGLVA; this is encoded by the coding sequence ATGGGCTGGCTGCTCTGGGGGATCTTGCTTACCTTGGTGCCCGTGGCTTGGGTGAGAGGCACTGAGCAGTCCCAGGAGCTCTCCCCCTCTTTGCGCTTTCTGGAGTGCAAGAAGACCCTGAACCTCTCACGTCTGGAAGTTCTGCCAGGAGGGGGCTGGGACAACCTCAGAAATTTGGATATGGGCAGAGTCATTAACCTGGGCTACTCACTGTGCAAGACCACAGAAGACGGATCTTACATCATCCCAGATGAGGTCTTCACTATCCCTCTCAAGCAGAGCAACCTGGACACCcactctgagatcattgagaCCTGGAAAGATTATCGAAGCCTCACCTCTGCCTCCATCAACCTGGAACTGTCCCTCTTCTCCTCCATCAATGGCAAGTTCTCCCACGACTTCTCCCGGACCAAGACCCACCATGTGAAAGACCATGCTGTGACCACTCGAGTGCAAGTCAGGAACCTGGTTTACACTGCCAAGATCGACCCAGAGGCAGCCCTGGACCATAGCTTCAAGAAGCAGCTGCTGACCATTGCCAGCCACCTGGAGAACAACCAGACACGGATGGCTGATTTTCTGGCTGAGGTGCTGGTGCTTAATTACGGCACCCACACCATCACCTCTGTGGATGCCGGAGCCAGCTTGGTGCAGGAGGATCAGATCAAGGCAACCTTCCTGAAGGACAGCTGGGGCACACGGAGCGCGGTCACTGCCTCGGCTGGCGTGGCCTTCCACAACATCATCAGTGCACAAAGCGAGGAGACCCTGGACATCAGCTCTGGCTTCACCAAGCAGTATCTGGAGAACCGCACCCACTCCAGGGTGGAGAGCATCGGTGGGACCCCCTTTTACCCAGGCATCACCCTCAAGACCTGGCAGGAGAAGATTCAAAACCAGCTGGTGGCTCTCGACCGCTCGGGGCTGCCCCTGTACTACTTCATCAAGCCCAgcaggctgccagagctgcccccGCCGACGGTGAGGAGGCTGGCCAGGCGGGTGGAGATGGCCATCCGCCGCTACTACACCTTCAACACCTACCCCGGCTGCACCGATGTCTCCTCGTCCAACTTCAACTTCCATGCCAACACCGACGACGGCTCCTGCAAGGGTGCCATGGCCAACTTCACCTTTGGAGGAGTCTTCCAGGAGTGCGTGGGGCTGTCTGGCCCTGACACCAGCACACTGTGCCGTGGGCTGGAACAGAGGAACCCCCTCACTGGGGCGTTCTCCTGCCCCACCACCTACACTCCAGTGCTGCTGGGcgtgcaggagcaggaggaagggcacagccacctGGAGTGCCACAACAAGTGCATCCTGGGCATCTTCTGCCACCGCAAGTGCCAGGACATCTTCTGGCTCTCCCGGGTGCAATTCAGTGCCTACTGGTGTGCTGCAAATGGGACGGTGGCCTCCAATTCAGGATACCTCTTTGGGGGGCTgttcagcacccacagcaccaaCCCCAATACCGGTGCCCAGTCCTGTCCCTCAGGATACTTCCCACTGCAGCTCTTTGGTGAGCTCAGAGTGTGTGTCAGCCAGGATTACGAGGCAGGGGCTCGGTACGCAGTGCCCTTTGGGGGCTTCTtcagctgccaggcagggaaCCCCTTGGCTGGGGGGCACCAGGGCACCCCTGAGGACCCCCACACCAAGGGCTGTCCTTCGGGCTTCAGCCAGCACTTGGCACTCATCAGTGACAGCTGCCAGGTGGAATTCTGTGTCCAGGCTGGGCTCTTCACGGGGGGCTCACTGCCACCTGCTCGCCTGCCTCCCTTCACCCGGCCCCCTGCCAACCTGCCGGCCATCAACACCATCCTGGTGCGGGACGGGGACAGCACCTGGGTGAGGGATGGGCAGAGCCACGTGTGGCGGCTGGCACAGCCGGAGGAGATCCAGCACGCGGTGGAAATGGTGGGGGGCCAGGGGCTGACGGGGGGTGAGGTGGCCGGTGTGACCGCGGCAGTCCTTGCCGGCTTGGCCACCATCCTGGGGATGGCCTGGTACGGCCGCCGGAGATATCGGGCAAGGGGGTACCACAcgctgggcacaggggacagcgcagcccctgccagccctcgGGACAGCACCGTGCTGAATGTGGGCGAGGGGTACCAGCAAGAGCCCGAGGGGCTAGTGGCCTGA